The following are encoded in a window of Providencia rettgeri genomic DNA:
- the guaA gene encoding glutamine-hydrolyzing GMP synthase, with the protein MTTNIHKHRILILDFGSQYTQLIARRIREIGVYCELWAWDVTEEQIREFNPNGIILSGGPESTTETDSPRAPDYVFNAGVPVLGICYGMQTMSMQLGGAVEVSGEREFGYANVEITEQCELFRDIKDSLNEAGKPVLDVWMSHGDKVTAIPADFKTIASTPSCPYAIMANDEKKFYGVQFHPEVTHTHQGLNILTRFVKDICQCDALWTPAAIIEDTVARLKEQIGDDHVLLALSGGVDSSVTALLLNRAIGKRLTCVFVDNGLLRLNEADQVMDMFKGKFDLNIVHAKAEDRFLSALAGISDPEAKRKKIGHVFIEVFDEESAKLPNIKWLAQGTIYPDVIESAASSTGKAHVIKSHHNVGGLPDDMKLGLVEPLKELFKDEVRKIGLELGLPYDMLYRHPFPGPGLGVRVLGEVKKEYCDLLRRADAIFIEELHKADLYHKVSQAFTVFLPVRSVGVMGDGRKYDWVVSLRAVETIDFMTAHWAHLPYDFLGRVSNRIINEVDGISRVVYDISGKPPATIEWE; encoded by the coding sequence ATGACAACTAATATCCATAAGCATCGCATCCTTATCCTTGACTTCGGTTCGCAATATACACAGCTGATTGCCCGCCGTATCCGTGAAATTGGCGTTTATTGTGAACTCTGGGCGTGGGACGTTACAGAAGAGCAAATTCGAGAATTTAATCCAAATGGTATTATTCTTTCTGGTGGCCCAGAAAGTACCACTGAAACTGATAGCCCACGCGCACCAGATTACGTCTTCAATGCGGGTGTGCCGGTATTAGGTATCTGCTACGGCATGCAAACTATGTCAATGCAATTAGGTGGTGCTGTCGAAGTTTCAGGTGAGCGCGAGTTCGGTTATGCAAACGTCGAAATTACTGAACAATGTGAGTTATTCCGTGATATCAAGGATTCTCTGAATGAAGCGGGTAAACCAGTTTTAGACGTGTGGATGAGTCACGGTGATAAAGTGACGGCGATCCCTGCTGATTTCAAAACGATCGCCAGCACACCAAGCTGCCCATATGCCATCATGGCAAATGATGAGAAAAAATTCTACGGCGTGCAGTTTCACCCAGAAGTAACCCATACACACCAAGGGCTGAATATTTTAACTCGTTTTGTTAAAGATATTTGCCAGTGTGACGCCTTATGGACACCCGCTGCAATTATTGAAGATACAGTCGCACGTTTAAAAGAGCAGATCGGTGATGACCATGTTTTACTGGCTTTATCAGGTGGCGTTGACTCTTCCGTTACTGCGTTACTGTTAAATCGTGCCATTGGTAAACGTTTAACCTGTGTATTTGTGGATAACGGTTTATTGCGTTTAAACGAAGCTGATCAAGTGATGGACATGTTTAAAGGAAAATTTGACCTGAACATTGTTCATGCAAAAGCAGAAGATCGCTTCTTAAGTGCACTGGCTGGGATCAGCGATCCAGAAGCAAAACGTAAGAAAATTGGACACGTGTTTATCGAAGTTTTCGACGAAGAATCTGCTAAATTACCCAATATCAAGTGGTTAGCACAAGGTACTATCTATCCCGATGTTATTGAGTCTGCGGCATCATCAACTGGCAAGGCACATGTGATTAAGTCTCACCACAATGTGGGTGGGTTGCCGGATGATATGAAACTTGGTTTAGTTGAACCACTAAAAGAGTTATTTAAAGACGAAGTGCGTAAAATTGGCTTAGAATTAGGCTTACCGTACGACATGTTATATCGTCATCCGTTCCCTGGCCCAGGTTTAGGCGTTCGTGTATTAGGTGAAGTGAAGAAAGAGTACTGTGACTTACTGCGCCGCGCAGATGCTATCTTTATTGAAGAACTGCATAAAGCTGATTTGTATCATAAAGTTAGCCAAGCATTCACTGTGTTCTTACCTGTGCGCTCCGTGGGGGTTATGGGGGATGGCCGTAAATACGATTGGGTTGTTTCACTGCGTGCAGTTGAAACCATCGATTTTATGACCGCACATTGGGCACACTTGCCATACGATTTCTTAGGTCGTGTATCTAACCGCATTATCAATGAAGTCGATGGTATTTCCCGCGTAGTTTATGATATCAGCGGTAAGCCACCAGCAACAATTGAGTGGGAATAA
- a CDS encoding helix-turn-helix domain-containing protein, whose amino-acid sequence MSSIFEPFYTVHQAAEYLKLHPKTVLRFIHEGRLQGTKIGKSYRIQRSSLEAFAGTGQALKPQIQSRVTCVVELSDVSPEVSHRLTVNVHAMLLSQDHSPERIQLNSAYDAERQHLKLIIIGCAADTSDLLRSLDRQLEALR is encoded by the coding sequence ATGAGTAGTATTTTTGAGCCATTTTATACTGTTCATCAGGCGGCAGAGTATCTAAAGTTGCACCCGAAAACCGTACTCCGGTTTATTCACGAAGGGCGCCTGCAGGGAACGAAGATAGGTAAATCCTATCGAATCCAGCGCTCCAGCCTGGAGGCATTTGCTGGTACGGGGCAGGCACTGAAACCACAGATACAGTCACGAGTAACCTGTGTGGTAGAGCTGTCTGATGTCTCCCCCGAAGTATCACATCGTCTTACCGTAAACGTGCATGCGATGCTGCTATCTCAGGATCATAGCCCTGAGCGTATTCAATTAAATTCTGCCTATGATGCGGAGCGGCAGCATTTGAAGCTGATCATCATCGGTTGCGCTGCCGATACTTCCGACCTCTTACGAAGCCTGGACAGGCAACTGGAGGCGCTCAGATGA
- a CDS encoding alpha/beta fold hydrolase gives MTKQVSQTSKLDAVLLDQYRAVLDQWPVPADHLWVDTREGDTFVVACGPRDAPPLVLLHGALTNSAIWMFDAERWSQSFRVYAVDVVGEPGLSSARQPSVSGGGYAAWLDDVLNGLKLKSTTFVGVSFGGWIALDYAVRRAHRVDRLALLCPAGIGRQKPFFLKALPFLLLGSWGKSRVRAMVMGPPPQGLQGPAQSLMEFISNIHAKVRPKPTRIRRFSDEDLRRLEMPVLIIIGGRDALIDSGETKRRVGSTMPGAQLHYLEDGFHYLPNQRETVFNFLQEKKIGCIL, from the coding sequence ATGACTAAGCAGGTATCGCAAACCTCAAAACTTGATGCCGTACTCCTTGATCAGTATCGAGCCGTTCTTGATCAGTGGCCGGTTCCTGCTGATCATTTGTGGGTCGATACACGAGAAGGTGACACTTTCGTTGTAGCTTGTGGCCCCAGGGATGCGCCCCCACTGGTTCTGCTACATGGTGCGTTGACCAATTCGGCGATATGGATGTTCGATGCTGAACGTTGGTCACAGTCATTTCGTGTCTATGCAGTTGATGTGGTCGGGGAGCCTGGACTTAGCTCTGCTCGGCAGCCTTCCGTATCGGGAGGCGGGTATGCGGCCTGGCTCGACGATGTGCTTAACGGGTTGAAGCTCAAAAGCACGACCTTTGTTGGCGTTTCTTTCGGAGGATGGATTGCGCTGGACTACGCAGTGCGTCGAGCTCATCGTGTCGATCGTCTCGCGCTGCTTTGTCCAGCTGGAATCGGCCGTCAGAAGCCGTTCTTCCTAAAAGCCTTGCCATTTCTGCTGCTCGGATCCTGGGGGAAGTCCAGAGTTCGAGCTATGGTCATGGGACCGCCGCCGCAAGGGTTACAGGGTCCGGCGCAATCATTGATGGAGTTCATCTCTAATATTCACGCAAAAGTCCGCCCGAAGCCGACCCGGATTCGACGTTTCTCAGATGAGGATCTTCGGCGCCTTGAAATGCCTGTTCTTATTATTATTGGGGGACGTGATGCTCTCATCGATTCTGGCGAAACCAAACGGCGGGTAGGGAGCACGATGCCAGGCGCTCAACTCCATTATCTGGAAGATGGGTTTCATTATCTTCCCAACCAGCGTGAGACGGTCTTTAATTTCCTTCAAGAAAAGAAAATTGGATGCATTCTATGA
- a CDS encoding DUF4180 domain-containing protein, which yields MSDLITTLGSLRVLSCDENGPQISTEADINRIIGTAFGERVDLVALPDTRLTEDFFDLKTGFAGLLVQKFVNYQLRLAILGDISGACARSKALNDFVYESNRGSVCWFLKDREELDHKLNQRISK from the coding sequence ATGAGTGACCTTATAACAACTTTGGGTAGCTTACGCGTATTGTCCTGCGACGAGAACGGCCCGCAAATTTCTACGGAAGCAGATATCAACCGCATCATCGGAACTGCTTTTGGTGAAAGGGTTGATCTGGTTGCATTACCCGATACACGATTGACAGAGGATTTCTTCGATCTGAAGACAGGGTTTGCAGGACTTCTTGTCCAAAAATTCGTTAACTACCAGCTGCGTCTGGCAATCCTTGGCGACATTTCTGGCGCTTGCGCGCGCAGTAAGGCGCTCAATGACTTTGTATATGAATCTAATCGAGGATCGGTGTGCTGGTTTCTCAAAGATCGGGAAGAGTTGGATCATAAATTGAATCAGCGAATATCTAAGTGA
- a CDS encoding winged helix-turn-helix transcriptional regulator: MSAQNSCTPTGIDINQTGFGYTLSVINGKYKMIILYWFAMYKPVIRFNELQRCIGTISYKTLSLTLKELEKDELIIRIAYPEIPPKVEYMLSDKGKSLIPVLNMMCKWGEKNVPLP, from the coding sequence ATGAGCGCCCAAAATAGTTGCACTCCAACTGGAATTGACATTAACCAAACCGGTTTTGGTTACACTCTCTCGGTAATAAATGGCAAGTATAAAATGATCATTTTGTACTGGTTTGCGATGTATAAACCCGTGATTAGATTTAATGAATTACAGCGTTGCATTGGTACGATATCTTACAAAACACTCAGCTTAACGTTAAAGGAGTTGGAAAAGGATGAATTGATTATTCGTATCGCCTACCCGGAGATCCCACCCAAGGTTGAATATATGCTATCTGATAAAGGTAAGTCCTTAATCCCTGTTTTAAACATGATGTGCAAATGGGGTGAGAAGAACGTCCCGTTACCGTAA
- a CDS encoding NAD(P)H-dependent oxidoreductase has protein sequence MKTLIIVAHPNLGGSKFNHYWINELKKLPELYTVHDLHAEYPDGEFDINREQALLVSHDTIIFQFPIYWFNCPPILKKWLDDVLTYGWAYGSSSGYKLQGKRITVAVSAGIDQQDYSQNGRYKYTLDELLRPFEVTVNYIKGTWMPFFAHYGIEAIPEDEIKLKAELEKSFFAYRTFLCETNK, from the coding sequence ATGAAAACATTAATAATCGTTGCGCACCCAAACCTTGGCGGATCAAAATTTAATCATTACTGGATAAACGAATTAAAAAAGTTACCTGAGCTGTATACGGTGCATGATTTACATGCAGAATATCCAGATGGAGAGTTTGACATAAATAGAGAGCAGGCTTTACTTGTCTCCCATGACACGATAATTTTTCAATTTCCAATATATTGGTTTAATTGTCCTCCGATATTAAAAAAATGGTTAGATGATGTATTAACTTATGGATGGGCCTACGGTTCTTCTAGTGGTTATAAATTACAGGGGAAGCGAATTACTGTTGCAGTTTCGGCAGGTATTGATCAGCAAGACTATTCGCAAAATGGGCGCTATAAATATACGTTAGACGAGTTGTTACGCCCATTTGAAGTGACGGTGAATTACATCAAAGGGACATGGATGCCATTTTTCGCGCATTACGGTATAGAGGCGATACCTGAAGATGAAATAAAATTAAAAGCGGAATTAGAAAAAAGCTTTTTTGCTTATCGCACTTTTCTATGCGAAACAAACAAATAG
- the alr gene encoding alanine racemase — MAFRLKYLALLPLFVAATACQQPINTNNTAMVTPTTQVQSVIVNNSWIEISKSALDFNIKKVQALLGDKSSMCAVLKGDAYGHDLSLVTPVMVANNVQCIGVTNNQELKTVRDLGFKGRLMRVRSATEKEMAQATQYETEELIGNLAMAQRLNAIAKQQNKVIPIHLALNSAGMSRNGLEVSTPAGLNEAKLISQLPQLKIVGIMSHYPEEDAAQIRKDLAKFNKESQQVLSVTGLKREDITLHVANTYATITVPESWLDMVRVGGIFYGDTVATNDYKRVMTLKSNIASVNHYPKGNTVGYDRTYTLKRDSILANIPVGYADGYRRVFSNAGHALINGQKVPVLGKTSMNTVMVDVTDLKQVRPGDEVVFFGKQGNVEVTAEEVEDISGALFTEMSILWGATNKRILVD; from the coding sequence GTGGCATTTCGTTTAAAATATCTGGCATTACTCCCTCTTTTTGTTGCGGCAACGGCTTGCCAGCAGCCAATTAACACAAACAATACCGCAATGGTTACGCCGACAACGCAAGTTCAATCGGTCATTGTGAATAATTCATGGATTGAAATTTCAAAAAGTGCACTGGACTTTAATATCAAAAAAGTTCAAGCGCTATTAGGAGATAAATCGTCAATGTGCGCGGTGCTCAAAGGGGATGCTTATGGGCACGATCTATCGTTAGTGACGCCAGTGATGGTCGCTAACAATGTCCAATGTATTGGTGTAACCAATAACCAAGAATTGAAAACGGTGAGAGATCTCGGTTTTAAAGGCCGTTTAATGCGTGTTAGAAGTGCTACTGAAAAGGAAATGGCGCAAGCAACTCAGTATGAAACAGAAGAGTTAATCGGTAATTTAGCCATGGCACAGCGCTTAAATGCGATTGCTAAACAGCAAAATAAAGTCATTCCCATCCATCTTGCGTTAAATTCCGCAGGTATGTCGCGTAATGGTTTAGAAGTGAGTACGCCAGCGGGGCTTAATGAAGCGAAGTTGATTTCACAACTACCGCAGTTAAAAATTGTCGGTATTATGTCCCATTACCCGGAAGAAGATGCCGCACAAATCCGTAAAGATCTGGCCAAATTTAACAAAGAGTCACAGCAAGTTTTGAGTGTGACAGGGCTAAAACGTGAAGATATCACACTCCATGTTGCGAATACTTATGCAACTATTACGGTACCTGAATCGTGGTTAGACATGGTGCGTGTGGGGGGGATCTTTTACGGTGATACCGTAGCAACCAATGACTACAAACGTGTGATGACATTGAAATCAAATATAGCGTCAGTAAACCATTATCCGAAAGGCAATACAGTCGGTTATGATCGCACCTATACACTTAAGCGTGACTCTATTTTAGCCAATATCCCGGTTGGTTATGCAGATGGCTATCGTCGTGTATTTAGTAATGCAGGACATGCCCTTATTAATGGTCAAAAAGTGCCGGTATTAGGAAAAACATCAATGAACACAGTAATGGTGGATGTAACCGACTTAAAACAAGTCCGTCCAGGTGATGAAGTTGTTTTCTTTGGAAAACAAGGCAATGTTGAGGTGACCGCTGAAGAAGTGGAAGACATCAGCGGTGCATTATTTACCGAGATGTCTATCTTGTGGGGAGCAACTAATAAACGTATTTTAGTTGATTAA
- a CDS encoding phosphatase: MYQVDLHAHTIASTHAYSTVNEYFAEAASRGVKLFAITDHGPEMQDAPHEWHFGNMPILSRIVDGVGLLYGIEANIKNKQGETDCNEKIARHLDIILAGFHEPVLEPQSLADNTEAMIATIRSGKVQIITHPGNPKYPIDIYAVAQAAKECNVALEMNNSSFLHSRAGSQQNCLEIAKAVKETGGWVALGSDSHFAGYLGRFDHVVEMLESIDFPQSQILNVSPRRVLDFLESHGRKPIPEFADF, translated from the coding sequence ATGTATCAAGTTGATTTACATGCGCATACGATTGCCAGCACCCATGCATACAGTACCGTTAATGAATATTTTGCTGAAGCGGCAAGTCGTGGTGTTAAGCTATTTGCAATTACCGATCATGGTCCCGAAATGCAAGATGCACCGCATGAGTGGCATTTTGGTAATATGCCAATTCTTTCGCGGATTGTTGATGGTGTTGGTTTGTTGTATGGCATTGAAGCGAATATAAAAAATAAGCAGGGTGAGACAGACTGTAATGAAAAGATAGCACGCCATTTGGATATTATATTAGCGGGTTTTCATGAGCCGGTTCTTGAACCGCAAAGTTTAGCTGATAATACTGAAGCCATGATTGCCACTATCCGTAGCGGAAAAGTGCAAATTATTACGCATCCAGGAAATCCCAAGTACCCTATTGATATTTATGCAGTTGCTCAAGCAGCAAAAGAGTGTAATGTGGCTTTAGAAATGAATAACTCATCTTTTTTACATTCAAGGGCAGGAAGTCAACAAAATTGCTTAGAGATTGCGAAAGCTGTGAAAGAAACAGGTGGCTGGGTTGCGCTTGGTTCTGATTCCCATTTTGCCGGTTATTTAGGCCGTTTTGATCATGTTGTAGAAATGCTCGAATCGATTGATTTTCCACAATCACAAATTTTAAATGTTTCGCCGCGTCGAGTATTGGATTTCCTTGAGTCTCATGGACGTAAACCCATTCCTGAATTTGCTGATTTTTAA
- a CDS encoding acid-shock protein has product MKTLLAIITVMSVAVSGAALANTTVKTEPATHTAKVQHTAKNHHANKLKAEKKEDKSKIVQTSKAI; this is encoded by the coding sequence ATGAAAACGTTATTAGCAATTATAACAGTTATGTCTGTTGCTGTTTCTGGTGCCGCACTGGCGAATACGACAGTGAAAACTGAACCTGCCACTCATACAGCGAAAGTTCAGCATACTGCGAAAAATCACCATGCTAATAAATTAAAAGCCGAGAAAAAAGAGGATAAAAGCAAAATTGTACAAACCAGTAAAGCAATATAG
- a CDS encoding acid-shock protein, translating into MKKLVAIATVLSFAISGAALANTAAKTEPVSPIAQSHQAAKSSHLNTKVEKKAVKEKGAAKSKAAK; encoded by the coding sequence ATGAAAAAATTAGTCGCAATCGCAACCGTATTATCATTCGCTATTTCTGGAGCTGCACTAGCGAACACAGCAGCAAAAACTGAACCAGTTTCACCTATCGCACAGTCTCATCAAGCCGCTAAATCGTCTCATCTGAATACAAAAGTTGAGAAAAAGGCAGTTAAAGAAAAGGGCGCTGCAAAAAGCAAAGCAGCGAAATAA
- the rlmA gene encoding 23S rRNA (guanine(745)-N(1))-methyltransferase gives MNYQCPLCFTPLFRIHNSYRCEANHQFDCAKEGYVNLLPVQHKRSKDPGDSVEMMQARRQFLDAGHYQLMRDKAAEKLIQFLPPSQLTVLDIGCGEGYYTDFLWQTLQNKAKHVQVFGLDVSKVAIRYAAKRYKSVNFCVGTSHRLPFSDKSLGGIIRIYAPCKEEELSRVLVDKGILITVTPAAEHLQELKALIYDEVKLHPTKDENLANFTLLDESRLNYKMRLTGTEAYNLLAMTPFAWRASENVKQELRQAEMQNYTADFLIRVYQYSTV, from the coding sequence ATGAATTATCAATGCCCACTTTGTTTTACACCTCTTTTTCGAATCCACAATAGTTATCGCTGTGAAGCAAATCACCAATTTGATTGTGCTAAAGAAGGGTATGTTAATTTGCTCCCTGTACAGCATAAGCGATCGAAAGATCCTGGCGATAGTGTTGAAATGATGCAAGCACGTCGTCAATTTCTTGATGCTGGGCACTACCAACTCATGCGTGATAAAGCCGCAGAAAAACTGATCCAGTTTTTACCCCCAAGTCAGTTAACCGTTTTGGATATCGGTTGTGGTGAAGGGTATTACACCGATTTTTTGTGGCAAACTCTGCAAAATAAAGCAAAGCATGTACAAGTTTTTGGTTTGGATGTCTCAAAGGTCGCCATTCGTTATGCTGCTAAACGCTATAAATCGGTCAATTTCTGTGTGGGGACTAGCCACCGTTTACCGTTCTCTGACAAAAGTTTAGGGGGGATTATTCGCATTTATGCGCCTTGTAAAGAGGAAGAATTGAGCCGTGTATTGGTGGATAAAGGTATTTTAATCACGGTTACACCAGCGGCTGAACATCTGCAAGAATTAAAAGCGTTGATTTACGATGAAGTAAAATTGCACCCCACTAAAGATGAAAACCTTGCTAACTTTACATTACTGGATGAAAGCCGTTTAAATTATAAAATGCGATTGACAGGAACAGAAGCCTATAACTTGTTAGCTATGACCCCTTTTGCGTGGCGGGCATCTGAAAATGTGAAACAAGAACTGCGACAAGCGGAAATGCAAAATTATACGGCTGATTTTTTGATCCGTGTCTACCAATATAGCACCGTTTGA
- the mntP gene encoding manganese efflux pump MntP, which produces MSFYATLVLALALSMDAFAVAICKGAVLHKPRFREILRTGFIFGFIEAITPIIGWGIGILASQYVIRWDHWIAFALLFVLGARMIWQSLKTKDDECCSKPSSHSSSNLIFSAIATSLDAMAIGLGLAFLQVDIVHTAMTIGLMTMIMATIGMMIGRYVGPLLGKKAEIIGGLVLIGIGFNILFEHLELFMYAP; this is translated from the coding sequence ATGAGCTTTTACGCTACCCTTGTCTTAGCCCTTGCGCTATCAATGGACGCTTTTGCAGTTGCAATCTGTAAAGGAGCCGTCCTGCATAAACCCCGTTTTAGAGAGATCCTCCGCACTGGTTTCATCTTTGGTTTTATTGAAGCTATTACCCCTATCATTGGCTGGGGAATTGGTATTCTCGCTAGCCAATACGTTATCCGTTGGGACCACTGGATTGCATTTGCGTTATTGTTTGTTTTAGGCGCTCGAATGATTTGGCAGAGCCTTAAAACAAAGGATGATGAATGCTGTTCAAAACCGTCAAGTCATAGCTCAAGTAATCTTATCTTTTCTGCCATTGCGACCAGCTTAGATGCCATGGCAATTGGCTTAGGTTTAGCTTTCCTACAAGTGGATATTGTCCATACTGCAATGACTATTGGCTTGATGACGATGATCATGGCCACCATTGGTATGATGATTGGCCGTTATGTGGGACCATTATTAGGAAAAAAAGCAGAAATTATCGGCGGATTGGTGTTAATTGGTATTGGTTTTAATATCTTGTTTGAGCACCTCGAATTATTTATGTACGCCCCCTAA
- a CDS encoding DUF986 family protein: MTLNDAILAIIILLMLVYAIYDEFIQHLLKGKTLLKINLKRKHRVDTIIFIVLICIVIYTNIVRHGSLLTTYLLMITIFMSVYLAFIRTPKLLFKQSGFYFANTFISYDRIKTMNLSEDGILIIGLEKKKIHIQVSHLDDLQRIYEFLINHK, translated from the coding sequence ATGACCTTAAATGATGCTATTCTCGCCATTATCATTTTGCTCATGCTTGTGTATGCAATTTATGATGAATTTATTCAACATTTGCTAAAAGGTAAAACGCTATTAAAAATTAACTTAAAACGAAAACATCGCGTTGATACCATTATTTTTATTGTCTTAATTTGTATTGTTATTTATACAAATATTGTTCGACATGGTAGTTTATTAACCACTTATTTATTAATGATTACTATTTTTATGTCAGTCTATTTGGCATTTATTAGAACGCCTAAACTACTATTTAAACAATCTGGTTTTTATTTTGCCAATACCTTTATTTCTTACGATAGAATAAAAACAATGAATTTATCAGAAGATGGTATTCTTATAATAGGTTTAGAGAAAAAGAAAATTCACATACAAGTATCACATCTTGATGATTTACAAAGAATTTATGAATTCCTTATAAATCATAAGTAA
- a CDS encoding PTS mannose transporter subunit IID has translation MVDTTQSTEKKLTQSDIRGVFLRSNLFQGSWNFERMQALGFCFSMVPVIRRLYPENNDDRKQAIKRHLEFFNTHPYVAAPVLGVTMAMEEQRANGADIDDGAINGIKVGLMGPLAGVGDPIFWGTVRPVFAALGAGIAMTGSLLGPVLFFVLFNLVRLLTRYYGVAYGYKKGIDIVQDMGGGFLQKLTEGASILGLFVMGALVNKWTHVNIPVEVSRIQNQTTGVEDITTVQMILDQLMPGLVPLLLTFGCMWLLRRKVNALWIIIGFFGLGILGAWLKFLAP, from the coding sequence ATGGTTGATACAACTCAGTCTACAGAGAAAAAACTGACACAGAGCGATATTCGCGGTGTATTCCTGCGTTCCAACTTGTTCCAAGGCTCTTGGAACTTTGAGCGGATGCAAGCCCTTGGGTTCTGTTTCTCAATGGTGCCCGTTATTCGTCGTCTTTACCCTGAAAATAACGACGATAGAAAACAAGCGATTAAACGCCATTTAGAGTTCTTTAATACCCATCCATACGTTGCTGCACCAGTTCTTGGTGTAACGATGGCAATGGAAGAACAACGTGCTAATGGCGCTGATATTGATGATGGTGCAATAAATGGTATCAAAGTCGGTCTGATGGGGCCGTTAGCAGGTGTTGGTGACCCGATATTCTGGGGAACAGTTCGTCCTGTATTCGCAGCACTAGGCGCAGGTATCGCAATGACGGGTAGCTTACTGGGTCCTGTTTTATTCTTCGTCCTGTTTAACTTAGTTCGTCTGTTAACTCGTTACTACGGCGTTGCATACGGCTATAAAAAAGGGATTGATATCGTTCAGGATATGGGCGGTGGATTCCTACAAAAACTGACGGAGGGGGCATCCATACTCGGTTTATTCGTTATGGGGGCGCTTGTTAATAAATGGACTCACGTTAATATCCCTGTTGAGGTTTCTCGAATTCAAAACCAAACCACTGGTGTTGAAGATATTACGACAGTTCAGATGATCCTTGACCAATTAATGCCAGGATTAGTCCCTCTTCTGCTCACATTCGGTTGTATGTGGTTATTACGACGTAAAGTGAATGCGCTGTGGATTATTATTGGCTTCTTCGGTTTGGGCATTTTAGGGGCTTGGTTGAAATTCTTAGCACCATAA
- a CDS encoding PTS mannose/fructose/sorbose transporter subunit IIC — protein sequence MELTVVQIVLVFIVACIAGMGSILDEFQFHRPLVACTLIGIVLGDMKTGIIIGGTLEMIALGWMNIGAAVAPDAALASIISTILVIAGGQSIGAGIALAIPLAAAGQVLTIIVRTITVAFQHAADRAAANGNLTSLSIIHVSALVLQAMRIAIPALIVAVSVGTSEVQHLLNSIPEVVTSGLNIAGGMIVVVGYAMVINMMRAGYLMPFFYLGFVTAAFTNFNLVALGVIGVVMAVLYIQLSPKYNKSQVVVTQSNSNNNLDNELD from the coding sequence ATGGAACTTACCGTTGTTCAAATAGTACTGGTTTTCATTGTCGCATGTATCGCCGGTATGGGATCAATCCTCGATGAATTCCAGTTTCACCGCCCTCTCGTTGCCTGTACGCTTATCGGTATCGTTTTGGGAGATATGAAAACGGGGATCATCATCGGTGGTACACTGGAAATGATCGCCTTAGGTTGGATGAATATCGGTGCTGCTGTTGCGCCAGATGCTGCTTTAGCATCCATCATTTCAACTATTTTAGTTATTGCAGGTGGTCAAAGCATCGGGGCAGGTATTGCCTTGGCAATTCCCCTCGCCGCTGCGGGACAAGTCCTAACCATTATTGTTCGTACTATCACCGTTGCGTTCCAGCACGCCGCTGACCGTGCAGCGGCAAATGGTAATCTAACATCCCTTAGCATTATTCACGTCAGTGCACTAGTACTGCAAGCGATGCGTATTGCTATCCCTGCACTTATTGTTGCCGTGTCTGTCGGTACATCTGAAGTTCAACACTTGTTAAATTCAATTCCTGAAGTTGTCACCAGCGGTCTGAATATTGCAGGTGGTATGATTGTTGTCGTCGGTTATGCGATGGTTATCAATATGATGCGTGCTGGCTACTTAATGCCTTTCTTCTACTTAGGCTTCGTAACTGCGGCATTTACAAACTTCAACCTTGTTGCTCTCGGTGTGATTGGTGTTGTTATGGCTGTTCTGTATATTCAACTCAGTCCTAAATACAACAAATCACAAGTTGTTGTCACACAAAGCAATAGCAACAATAACCTTGATAACGAATTAGACTAG